A window of the Xiashengella succiniciproducens genome harbors these coding sequences:
- a CDS encoding glycoside hydrolase family 2 TIM barrel-domain containing protein, producing MKKLVGLFISLASFTLSAQQSEFANVYHFIENPAIFEVNQTEGHTVCIPWESIEEALNLKKSDSENVLSLNGKWKFHFAHTPEGTPTDFFTSNYNDQEWSEIIVPSNWEMQGFGDPQFRNVAHPFQSNPPYVPREYNPTGSYRKAFTLPPDWNGKRIFLRMEKTASASFVWINGQEVGYNQGAQEPAEYDITNYLKPGENTIAVNVIKYSDGVYLESQDYWRLAGIFDDVWLYAKKDVHIFDWYATIDLDENYLNAKLSLQITVKNQSTTDKQNYKVRTSLFDANNVLVQDFTSDVFQISADGTTTINASALVKNPKKWTAETPNLYRLTLELINGEGKTEEVITGRIGFKETEIRNQVFYLNGKAIKLNGINTHMQHPTLGHTMDEATIRKDFELFKQFNINCIRISHYPPVTRYLELADEYGFYIIDEAGVEAHATEYLNDNPEWEPMYRDRVRKMVLRDRNHPSILFWSAGNESGEGRNICAVIDEGRKYDSTRYWMYGGNAFSHPCEEIIGPRYATPFNLKTQVGMVPESVDPRPSFMDEYLSVAGNAGGGLDEYWDVIYKYPRIMGGAIWDFVSIGLCEPVRKLTDSSPNKIPTHIMGRAKLVAGHEGKGIDLNGHDQWVEIYQDKNIEITGNELTVSLWIFPRELMNMGGTILTKGNCQFGLQQIGSDQLEFYIYTNQKKFIRAKLPENWIENWHHVVGYYDGKTMSLFINSKKVAEKPITGNMTNFPFPINVGRNAETHGQHTSEYLCDAIIDQVGIFSKAIDINELLAANPNLKTRAALWLDFEQEEKEGEFFSYGIGARTYGSIWPNRVPQPEMWQIKKSAQPISVKWSNAEKMEIEVQNRHFFTNTNVFDARWSLEENGTSIASGNLEVDVEPEAEGIYVLPIPKPQLKAGSTYLVTVSFHLKEATQWAPKGFELCWDQLELPWFVPADKKLVKHLTNPLKITDSEQHLIVSGKNFDYTFDKADGQLYSMKYMGTELLKQGAQFNVWRAPLANELDDWTTYSVNVYPRTEGYGRMIATAWYSTGLDKMKSKLESFRVEKKDENIIVSISEIALFGNDDRAGFENEMIYTISPDGDIILQHTIHPNGNMPMYLPRIGTKWVLNSQMQNVEWLGRGPQENYPDRKTGYRIGLYQSTVDNMFEPYLIPQDCGLRTDNKYVRITNDEGIGIEFSATQPFNFNCYNYSTENLTKAKYIYQLIKSDGVTFNFDYQTTGVGCTAIGVINKYQTIPHSLRFTSSIKPIKINK from the coding sequence ATGAAAAAATTAGTTGGTTTATTTATCTCTCTGGCAAGTTTTACATTGTCAGCACAGCAATCGGAATTTGCAAACGTTTATCATTTTATCGAAAATCCAGCGATATTTGAAGTCAACCAGACTGAAGGACACACGGTTTGTATTCCTTGGGAGTCGATTGAAGAAGCATTAAATCTTAAGAAATCGGATTCAGAGAATGTGCTTTCGTTAAATGGAAAGTGGAAGTTCCATTTTGCCCATACTCCGGAAGGTACACCCACCGACTTTTTTACATCAAATTATAACGATCAGGAATGGTCTGAAATTATAGTTCCCTCCAACTGGGAAATGCAGGGCTTTGGCGATCCCCAGTTTCGCAATGTAGCACATCCTTTTCAATCCAATCCACCTTATGTTCCTCGCGAATACAACCCTACAGGCTCGTATCGCAAAGCATTTACCCTGCCGCCAGATTGGAATGGCAAACGCATTTTTTTGCGCATGGAGAAAACTGCCTCGGCATCGTTTGTCTGGATCAACGGACAGGAAGTGGGTTACAACCAAGGGGCCCAAGAGCCAGCAGAATATGATATTACCAATTACCTGAAACCAGGGGAAAATACTATTGCCGTCAACGTAATTAAATATTCAGATGGTGTGTATCTCGAGAGTCAGGACTATTGGCGCCTTGCTGGTATATTCGACGATGTCTGGTTGTATGCAAAAAAGGATGTGCATATCTTCGACTGGTATGCAACTATCGACCTGGACGAAAACTATTTAAATGCAAAATTAAGTCTGCAGATTACTGTAAAAAACCAATCGACAACAGACAAACAGAACTATAAAGTTCGCACTTCGCTGTTTGATGCAAACAATGTATTAGTCCAGGATTTTACTTCTGATGTTTTTCAGATTAGTGCCGATGGTACTACAACTATTAATGCTTCTGCGTTGGTAAAAAATCCTAAAAAGTGGACCGCAGAAACGCCCAATCTTTACAGGTTAACACTGGAATTAATCAACGGCGAAGGAAAAACAGAAGAAGTAATAACTGGTCGTATTGGTTTTAAAGAAACCGAAATCCGAAATCAGGTTTTCTACCTCAATGGCAAGGCTATAAAACTAAACGGCATCAATACGCACATGCAACACCCCACTTTGGGGCATACCATGGACGAAGCCACCATTCGTAAAGATTTTGAACTGTTTAAACAGTTCAATATAAATTGTATACGCATATCACACTACCCACCTGTAACACGCTATTTAGAATTGGCTGACGAATATGGATTCTATATTATTGACGAAGCAGGAGTTGAAGCACATGCCACAGAATACCTTAACGATAATCCGGAATGGGAGCCCATGTACCGAGATCGGGTTCGGAAAATGGTGTTGCGCGACCGCAATCATCCTTCCATTCTTTTCTGGAGTGCAGGCAATGAGAGTGGGGAAGGTAGAAATATATGTGCTGTAATTGATGAAGGACGGAAATATGACAGTACACGATACTGGATGTATGGTGGGAATGCTTTTTCGCATCCCTGCGAAGAGATTATTGGTCCACGTTACGCCACTCCATTTAATCTAAAAACACAGGTTGGGATGGTTCCTGAGAGTGTTGATCCGCGACCATCGTTTATGGACGAATACCTTTCGGTAGCTGGAAATGCCGGAGGTGGACTGGATGAATACTGGGATGTCATTTACAAGTATCCACGTATCATGGGTGGTGCAATATGGGATTTCGTGAGTATAGGTTTGTGCGAGCCAGTTCGTAAATTGACAGATTCATCACCAAACAAAATCCCAACGCACATCATGGGACGTGCAAAACTGGTTGCCGGACACGAGGGAAAAGGTATTGATCTGAATGGGCACGACCAATGGGTGGAAATCTACCAGGATAAGAATATAGAAATTACAGGTAATGAATTAACGGTTTCGCTTTGGATTTTTCCACGTGAGTTAATGAATATGGGCGGAACAATACTCACTAAAGGAAACTGTCAATTTGGGTTGCAGCAAATCGGATCGGATCAACTTGAATTTTACATTTATACAAATCAAAAGAAATTCATCCGGGCTAAACTACCCGAAAATTGGATAGAAAACTGGCATCATGTAGTAGGCTATTATGACGGGAAAACGATGTCACTATTTATCAACAGTAAAAAGGTTGCTGAAAAACCGATCACCGGGAACATGACCAATTTTCCATTTCCTATTAATGTGGGTAGGAATGCCGAGACACATGGTCAACATACCTCCGAATATTTGTGCGATGCCATTATCGATCAGGTGGGTATTTTCTCCAAAGCAATTGACATCAATGAATTATTGGCAGCAAATCCCAACTTGAAAACACGTGCAGCTTTGTGGCTTGATTTTGAACAGGAGGAAAAGGAAGGCGAGTTTTTCAGCTATGGAATTGGAGCGCGTACTTATGGAAGTATCTGGCCCAATCGGGTTCCGCAACCTGAAATGTGGCAAATAAAGAAGTCGGCTCAACCTATTTCTGTAAAGTGGAGCAATGCCGAAAAAATGGAAATTGAAGTGCAGAATCGACACTTCTTTACCAATACAAATGTCTTTGATGCACGTTGGAGTCTGGAGGAAAATGGAACATCTATAGCTTCAGGAAACTTGGAAGTGGATGTCGAACCGGAAGCAGAAGGAATCTACGTTCTTCCTATCCCAAAGCCTCAGCTAAAAGCCGGTTCAACCTATTTGGTAACAGTTAGTTTTCATTTGAAGGAAGCTACACAATGGGCACCGAAGGGGTTTGAACTGTGTTGGGATCAATTGGAATTACCATGGTTTGTTCCTGCTGATAAAAAATTGGTAAAGCATCTGACCAATCCTTTAAAAATTACAGATAGTGAACAACATTTAATTGTATCCGGAAAAAACTTTGATTATACATTTGATAAAGCCGATGGACAATTGTACTCCATGAAATACATGGGTACAGAATTGCTGAAACAGGGGGCGCAATTCAACGTTTGGCGTGCCCCTCTGGCGAACGAACTGGACGACTGGACTACTTATTCGGTTAATGTATATCCCAGAACTGAGGGCTACGGAAGAATGATTGCCACTGCATGGTATTCTACCGGTCTGGATAAAATGAAGTCAAAACTTGAATCATTTCGGGTTGAAAAGAAAGATGAGAATATAATTGTCAGTATTAGTGAAATTGCTCTCTTTGGAAATGACGACAGGGCAGGCTTTGAGAATGAAATGATTTATACGATCTCGCCCGACGGTGATATTATTTTACAGCACACAATTCATCCGAATGGAAACATGCCCATGTACTTGCCACGCATTGGAACAAAATGGGTATTAAATAGCCAGATGCAAAATGTAGAATGGCTTGGTCGCGGGCCACAGGAGAATTATCCCGATCGCAAAACCGGATACCGTATTGGGCTTTATCAGTCAACAGTGGATAATATGTTTGAGCCCTATTTAATACCTCAAGATTGTGGTTTGCGAACAGATAACAAATATGTAAGAATAACAAATGATGAAGGAATCGGTATCGAGTTCTCGGCAACACAACCATTTAATTTCAATTGCTATAATTACAGCACGGAGAATCTTACAAAGGCAAAATACATCTATCAATTGATTAAATCGGATGGTGTAACATTCAATTTCGACTACCAAACAACAGGGGTAGGATGCACAGCAATAGGGGTGATTAATAAATATCAAACCATTCCTCATTCCCTGCGGTTTACAAGTTCGATAAAACCAATTAAAATCAATAAGTAG
- a CDS encoding transposase has product MICRESDSGIEVQTLRREHGIARTTLYSWRKKYSGMDVSL; this is encoded by the coding sequence ATGATTTGCAGAGAATCAGATAGTGGCATAGAAGTTCAAACCCTACGTAGGGAACATGGTATAGCCAGAACAACATTATATAGTTGGAGGAAGAAGTATTCGGGTATGGATGTTTCGCTGTAG
- a CDS encoding 6-bladed beta-propeller — protein MKKIALCFLPIIVTSCTFLDKRIPEKFKDVNVNQITGNIKTGSIKKGLNKEIAIEDFDLNFELFLPDIIETAYGIKLDNAPDALIGSIEKIRLSDNYIFLLDKYTTKSVKKFNIDGSFITNIGQKGNGPGEYIQPTDFYLGDSIIVIYDQFKSSLLFYDLDGNFIKNKNIPFFAVSFHIFDSNTYVFHTLDSDNYHLPDIINYSLVWTDSTFNVKHVNAFREKDRYWSFLSQNNMDLYNNKLYYHEPFNDTIFRVSASGDIYYDYIITFPGNELPRKLLLKENKKDFLKATDINSTNNYVEKTSNPIITKDFIFMPIVRNASKVSIIINSNRLLLDVGNYSSDQPISFMPPFSNILNSKDNTIIGYVNSYEISQHFEYMKRENRLHLLTEEFIDLAKNVNETDNAIIVFSKLKCNLP, from the coding sequence ATGAAGAAAATTGCATTGTGTTTTTTGCCAATAATAGTAACCTCTTGTACTTTTTTAGATAAAAGAATACCAGAAAAATTTAAAGATGTTAATGTTAACCAAATTACAGGTAATATTAAGACAGGCTCGATAAAAAAAGGATTGAACAAAGAGATTGCTATTGAGGATTTTGATCTAAATTTTGAATTGTTTCTACCTGATATCATTGAAACAGCTTATGGTATTAAGTTAGATAATGCTCCAGATGCACTTATAGGTTCTATTGAAAAAATCAGGTTGTCTGATAATTACATTTTCCTGCTTGATAAATACACTACAAAATCAGTGAAAAAGTTTAATATAGATGGAAGCTTTATTACAAACATTGGACAAAAGGGTAATGGTCCAGGTGAGTATATTCAACCAACTGATTTTTATTTAGGGGACAGTATTATTGTTATATATGATCAATTTAAATCATCACTTTTGTTTTACGATTTGGATGGCAATTTTATTAAAAACAAAAACATACCTTTTTTTGCTGTCTCATTCCATATCTTTGACAGTAATACATACGTCTTCCACACGCTCGACTCTGATAATTATCATTTACCTGACATAATAAATTATTCTTTGGTTTGGACAGATTCTACTTTCAATGTTAAACATGTGAATGCATTTAGGGAAAAAGATCGATATTGGAGCTTTCTTTCGCAGAACAATATGGATCTATATAACAACAAGTTGTATTACCACGAACCATTTAATGACACAATCTTCAGAGTTTCTGCTTCCGGGGACATTTATTACGATTATATCATTACTTTTCCAGGAAATGAACTTCCCAGAAAACTCCTATTGAAAGAAAACAAAAAAGATTTCTTAAAAGCAACTGATATTAATTCCACAAACAACTACGTTGAGAAAACTTCCAATCCGATTATCACAAAAGATTTCATATTTATGCCGATAGTGAGAAACGCAAGTAAGGTTAGTATTATTATTAATTCCAACAGGTTACTATTAGATGTAGGTAATTACAGTAGTGATCAACCTATCTCATTTATGCCACCATTTTCCAATATCCTGAATAGTAAAGATAATACAATCATAGGATATGTTAATTCATACGAAATTTCCCAACATTTTGAGTATATGAAACGAGAAAACCGGCTTCATTTATTAACAGAAGAATTTATTGATTTGGCTAAAAATGTTAATGAAACAGATAACGCTATTATTGTTTTCTCCAAATTGAAGTGTAATCTTCCCTGA
- a CDS encoding 6-bladed beta-propeller: MHKDTLLIIQRDTRLSGYLKTNQTSFATYEMTTESISPKQIKIASKLSELIPDRHSIAQTSLALLTHCHKFSTIRKKCIKKYLIVLAPLLALGCMNQQPKARYTKEEIATLQLNSTKDLTIETDSVIGIDLNPILKHETFDFGSKVAEVKIVKLETTNESLLDEIRKVIITDSFIYIFDDFQGGGIVVFEKDGKFIKRIPNGRGPGELIRLYDIAFDSHNDRLIAYQHSYLLYFNALGEFIKQDKLPFGFFNFAIIDSGFVFKTLDGQGNEHLGELMDYTILITDENFKLLSAGMPYLPNRNNMGIDNYLQKNDDLFITQGFNDTIYQYCAINKSIRAKYVLEYRNKIPEKILQANNETFKQSLTQNDYNFFFGKHLDNHTHSVFFLENWHKGFQTVIYRDKKSGNLIGGTHANYNLNEIPPMAYPKWTFREYFISAYYPNGREPFINKSSILSDADKSKLKSLTDDDNPILILFKLRAF; encoded by the coding sequence TTGCACAAAGATACCCTGTTAATAATACAAAGAGATACCCGCTTAAGTGGGTATCTCAAAACAAACCAAACTTCTTTTGCAACTTATGAAATGACCACGGAAAGCATATCACCCAAGCAAATAAAAATAGCAAGTAAGCTTAGCGAATTAATACCTGACCGCCATAGCATCGCTCAAACAAGCTTGGCTCTGCTTACGCATTGTCACAAATTCTCAACAATAAGAAAAAAATGTATAAAAAAGTATCTGATAGTCTTAGCACCTTTGTTGGCTTTAGGATGTATGAATCAACAACCAAAAGCGCGTTATACAAAAGAAGAAATCGCTACTTTACAGCTTAACAGTACGAAAGATCTAACAATTGAAACAGATTCCGTAATAGGAATTGACCTAAATCCAATTCTTAAGCATGAAACCTTCGACTTTGGCTCAAAAGTAGCGGAGGTGAAAATAGTAAAATTAGAAACGACTAATGAAAGTTTGCTTGACGAAATCAGGAAAGTTATCATTACAGATTCATTCATTTATATTTTCGATGATTTTCAAGGAGGTGGAATTGTAGTTTTTGAAAAAGACGGAAAGTTTATTAAGCGAATACCAAATGGAAGAGGGCCTGGGGAACTTATCAGACTTTACGATATCGCATTTGATTCTCACAATGATAGATTGATTGCCTACCAACACTCTTATTTATTGTATTTTAATGCATTAGGAGAATTTATTAAACAAGATAAGCTCCCTTTTGGGTTTTTCAATTTTGCCATAATAGACTCAGGATTTGTATTTAAAACATTAGATGGTCAGGGGAATGAGCATTTGGGAGAACTAATGGATTATACCATTTTAATAACCGATGAAAATTTCAAGTTGTTATCTGCTGGTATGCCATATTTGCCCAACAGGAATAATATGGGTATTGATAACTACCTACAAAAGAACGACGACCTGTTCATTACCCAGGGATTCAACGACACTATTTACCAATATTGCGCAATAAACAAATCAATAAGGGCCAAATATGTATTAGAATATAGAAACAAAATTCCTGAGAAAATTCTTCAAGCAAATAATGAAACGTTTAAACAATCATTAACTCAAAACGATTACAATTTTTTCTTTGGCAAACACCTTGATAATCATACTCATAGTGTCTTTTTCTTGGAAAACTGGCATAAAGGTTTCCAAACCGTAATATATAGAGATAAAAAGTCAGGAAACCTAATCGGTGGAACACATGCCAACTATAATCTAAACGAGATACCTCCCATGGCATATCCCAAATGGACTTTTAGAGAATATTTCATATCTGCATATTATCCCAATGGAAGAGAGCCCTTTATTAACAAGAGCTCCATTTTATCTGACGCAGATAAATCTAAACTTAAAAGCTTAACTGATGATGATAACCCTATCCTAATATTATTCAAATTACGTGCTTTTTAA
- a CDS encoding IS3 family transposase, translating to MIELRTCISKYETMSIRKQCELLDLAPSSYYHKGKGESYDNLQIMRLMDEEFLEHPTHGVFQMQDFLRASGLVVNHKRVRRLLRKMNIMAIYPQKNLSKLGQAKYIHPYLLRNLEISRPNHVWAIDITYIPMAQGFMYLTAIIDVHSRYVVGWGLFNDLRAENCLMVLKDAIRQNGKPEIINSDQGSQFTCPLWVEYLQAEEIKISMDGKGRALDNIFIERFWRTVKRDYVYINPPENGEELYAGLKTFFNYYNEKKTHQGINRMIPAQLYKKTA from the coding sequence ATGATCGAGTTAAGAACCTGTATATCAAAATATGAGACCATGAGTATCCGTAAACAATGTGAATTGTTAGATCTGGCCCCCAGCAGTTACTACCATAAAGGAAAAGGCGAAAGCTATGATAACCTGCAGATTATGCGTTTAATGGATGAAGAGTTTCTGGAGCACCCCACCCATGGCGTGTTTCAAATGCAAGACTTTTTGCGGGCTAGTGGTCTGGTTGTTAATCACAAAAGAGTGCGCCGATTGCTTCGGAAGATGAACATCATGGCCATCTATCCACAAAAGAATCTGAGCAAACTGGGACAGGCCAAATACATCCACCCTTATCTGTTGCGCAATCTTGAGATCTCTCGCCCCAATCATGTTTGGGCAATCGATATCACCTATATCCCAATGGCGCAAGGTTTTATGTATCTTACAGCCATAATTGATGTTCACAGTCGATATGTTGTGGGATGGGGGCTGTTCAATGACTTAAGGGCAGAGAACTGCCTTATGGTGCTAAAAGATGCCATCCGCCAGAATGGAAAACCGGAGATCATCAATTCAGACCAGGGGAGCCAGTTTACGTGCCCTCTTTGGGTAGAGTATCTGCAGGCTGAAGAGATAAAAATTAGCATGGATGGGAAAGGCCGGGCACTTGACAATATCTTTATAGAGCGTTTTTGGCGCACGGTTAAGCGTGATTACGTGTATATTAACCCTCCTGAAAACGGTGAAGAGCTATATGCGGGGTTGAAAACGTTTTTCAATTATTACAATGAAAAAAAGACGCATCAAGGAATAAATCGAATGATTCCAGCCCAACTTTACAAGAAAACTGCTTAA
- a CDS encoding cytochrome b/b6 domain-containing protein, translating into MEQSYSRIYRILHWTIAITFILIIITIFLRNTWLSKDNLAGIVENYFKDTDRPLSKDQSIALAKQIRAPMWQWHIYLGYVLIGLFWSRFIFTVLRKIRIQNPFNKTLSTKEKFQKWSFVVFYICVAISLFTGIFMENGPKEFKGLLKEIHVLSLYYLIPYIALHIGGILMAEFTNPKGIVSRMINGGSK; encoded by the coding sequence ATGGAACAGTCTTATTCTAGAATTTACAGAATACTACATTGGACGATTGCAATTACATTTATTCTAATAATAATCACCATTTTTCTTAGGAACACATGGTTGAGCAAAGATAACCTTGCAGGTATTGTTGAGAACTATTTTAAAGATACAGACCGGCCATTGTCAAAAGACCAGTCAATAGCTTTGGCTAAGCAAATCAGAGCCCCCATGTGGCAATGGCACATTTACTTAGGCTACGTTCTAATTGGATTATTCTGGTCACGCTTTATATTTACTGTACTGAGGAAGATTAGAATACAGAATCCTTTTAATAAAACATTGAGTACCAAAGAGAAGTTCCAAAAATGGTCTTTTGTTGTATTTTACATCTGTGTAGCTATATCCTTGTTTACAGGAATATTTATGGAAAATGGACCCAAGGAATTCAAAGGCCTGCTAAAAGAGATACATGTACTTTCCCTCTATTATCTGATTCCATATATTGCACTTCACATAGGAGGCATACTGATGGCAGAGTTTACCAACCCCAAAGGCATTGTTTCAAGAATGATTAACGGTGGATCGAAATAA
- a CDS encoding transposase, which translates to MVTSRKKYSAAFKAQVAIAALQERESLAELSKRFEISPTMISKWKQDFLSRSSTVFENPAPKDDFDKEKERLYAKIGQLEMERDWLKKTAKRLGL; encoded by the coding sequence ATGGTAACCAGTAGAAAAAAGTACTCAGCGGCCTTCAAGGCCCAAGTTGCAATCGCTGCGCTCCAGGAGCGTGAGTCATTAGCCGAACTATCCAAACGCTTTGAAATATCTCCAACGATGATTTCAAAATGGAAACAGGACTTTCTGTCCCGTTCCTCAACTGTCTTTGAAAATCCTGCACCAAAGGATGATTTTGACAAAGAAAAGGAGCGCTTGTACGCCAAAATTGGACAGCTTGAAATGGAGCGTGACTGGCTAAAAAAAACTGCAAAAAGATTGGGGTTATGA
- a CDS encoding IS3 family transposase, translating to MKAVAGAKQSLTAVCSCFKLKRDAYYKYLKRFKKRETVKAQVIEMVKKVRKEQPRVGGCKLHVALQPSFKEAGLKVGRDCLFDILREYNMLIRRKKATCRTTYSHHRFYTYKNLVKDMEVTRPNQVWVSDITYIRTVSGFCYLALITDMYSRKIVGYDLSDSLELAGCLRALRRALRAARPATRLVHHSDRGIQYCSNQYVEELRKHGIEISMTEENHCYENAIAERVNGILKDEFYLDQYFYSTSHAFNAAKNAIEIYNHKRLHLSLGYKTPNMVFENVA from the coding sequence ATCAAAGCAGTAGCCGGAGCAAAGCAAAGCCTCACGGCGGTATGCAGCTGCTTTAAACTCAAAAGAGACGCGTATTACAAGTATCTGAAACGCTTTAAAAAGCGTGAAACGGTAAAAGCCCAGGTAATAGAAATGGTTAAAAAAGTGCGAAAAGAACAGCCAAGAGTTGGCGGTTGTAAGCTTCATGTGGCCCTGCAGCCATCATTTAAAGAAGCAGGACTGAAGGTCGGCCGGGATTGCCTGTTTGATATCCTGCGGGAGTATAATATGCTTATAAGAAGAAAAAAGGCTACTTGCAGGACGACCTATTCACACCATCGCTTTTACACGTATAAGAACCTTGTAAAGGACATGGAAGTAACACGTCCAAACCAGGTGTGGGTATCGGATATCACTTATATTCGGACGGTCTCTGGATTTTGCTATCTGGCTTTGATAACCGACATGTATTCGCGTAAGATTGTCGGATATGATCTGAGCGATTCACTGGAGCTGGCGGGCTGCCTGCGGGCTCTCCGACGAGCCCTTAGGGCAGCCCGACCTGCGACCAGGTTAGTTCACCATTCAGACAGGGGTATACAGTATTGTAGTAATCAATATGTTGAGGAGCTTAGGAAGCATGGAATAGAGATAAGCATGACAGAGGAGAACCATTGCTATGAAAATGCCATCGCCGAGCGAGTAAATGGCATCTTAAAGGATGAATTTTACCTGGATCAGTACTTCTATAGTACCAGTCATGCCTTCAATGCAGCAAAAAATGCAATTGAGATTTATAATCATAAAAGACTTCACTTATCTTTAGGTTATAAAACTCCGAATATGGTCTTTGAAAATGTAGCTTAA
- a CDS encoding integrase core domain-containing protein encodes MHDVRKYANAWAWMYNNQRPHSSLGQLTPTEFLLKYGKLSEFPTFQQDNNNNSDWNSLVLGVAS; translated from the coding sequence ATTCATGACGTCAGGAAATACGCAAACGCTTGGGCATGGATGTACAACAATCAGAGGCCACATTCTTCCTTAGGACAATTAACACCTACGGAATTCCTGTTGAAATATGGAAAACTCTCCGAGTTTCCCACATTCCAACAGGACAACAACAACAATTCTGATTGGAATTCTTTAGTTTTGGGTGTAGCTAGCTAA
- a CDS encoding zinc-binding dehydrogenase, with translation MQYRQYSGSQVAWQEWSKCILALFTSISGGKRVLFPIPTIDKNDLLFLRKLYEEGHYKPLIDRVCSLYNIVEAYQYVETRQKVGNVIISVT, from the coding sequence ATGCAATACCGGCAATATAGCGGTAGTCAAGTCGCTTGGCAAGAATGGAGCAAATGTATTTTAGCCCTGTTCACTTCAATATCCGGTGGTAAGAGAGTCCTCTTCCCAATACCCACAATTGACAAGAATGATTTGCTCTTTCTGAGAAAACTATACGAAGAAGGTCACTACAAACCACTTATCGACAGAGTCTGTAGTCTTTATAATATAGTAGAAGCTTACCAGTATGTTGAGACAAGACAAAAAGTCGGGAATGTAATCATTTCAGTAACTTAA